The Xiphophorus couchianus chromosome 3, X_couchianus-1.0, whole genome shotgun sequence genome segment ATTCGTCCTCATCCCCGGCATCGTGTTCAGATCGGTGGGCATCAAACCGGAGAGCAGCAAAGCTGATGTTTCATCAGGTCTGACAGGTTTCAGTGGCATGTTAccgtttatttttatatcagcTTTATTTCTTGTGTTCTCCTGTTAGGCaggttatttttgtaaaacaggaagcaggtctcTCAGTTTAATCCGTTTCCAAGCAACAATCACACACAGCCAAGGGTGAACCGTAGAGGTAGATATCTGTAAACTTTATCTAAATATATGACTTAAATATCAAGTCTGGTGGATGAGCTGGATGTCCATAATATTATGTTatactgttttatattttccttttattgtcttttcctATAATTTTTGTATCTGTTTCTGAATCAACATGACCTTAATGATCCAAGGAGAGTAATGAAACATGCAGTAACACATTGCTGTATTCAGAGATATTTAATTGATGTATTCAGAGATATTTAATTGATGTATTCAGAGATATTTAATTGATGTATTCAGAGATATTTAATTGATGTATTCAGAGATATTTAATTGATGTATTCAGAGATATTTAATTGATGTATTCAGAGATATTTaagctgttgttgtttttgtgttttttatatgcAGAATGCTTGAAGTATGACCCAAATCCTCAAGGCCTGGTGGTCTTTTATGAGTTCTTCCTCGATTTACTGTCAGGAACAGTAAGACACCATAACAAAACCCTACAAACATGTCTGACACACACAGGTTTCAGattgattagtttttatttcagatggTTACTGTTTCCTGTTACTGGAAAAAGGCAGAGGAgatcatttttttcacaaattaactGTCTCATGCTGTCACTAAAtgacagttttgacaaatatgaaaaaatactttttaaaaaaaataaaagttacatgctgcaccTTTAATCTTCCTGCATAACTGGCCTCTCCTCTTAACACTTTGCAGGGTTTCATGGAGTATTCATACTTGTTTTATGGATACTACAACAACAGTGTTATAGTTACTTCCTTGGTGGGCAGCCACTTTTCCTACAACATCCCCCTGGCCTATCTGCTCACTGCCGTCTTCTACTTTGCCTTTTGTCTCATTTGCATCATTGTACGGTGAGTAATTTTATAAACCTTCACTAGATTTACTCCTGAATAGAGGATATTTATCGCTGTATTAGCCTGCCTGGTAAGGTGAACATTTGCCAAAATGCAGGATGGGCAAAGCGGCTCGAGTTGCCGTGACAACCGGAGGCAACGATGTGAGGAGCTACAGCATGATCGTCTTCACCGGGTGGGACTACGGCTGCCTGGGAAGCAAAGCCACCAAACTAAAACAGAGGAACATTTACTACCGGCTGCAGGTCAGGAGAGTTTGCTGCAGGTTAATATTAAAACGAGAACAACTGAGGCTTTGGGAAGATTGTGACGCGTTTCTGTTGTCTCTTGTTcgtgtccaaacattttgacacattGAGCCAAAACTGTAAAGTGATTGAggactttcttttttctacttaaaactcagatctaattttaatttgatcattttattattttctcagcGTTAAACTTATCATGCAGtattcaaaatgaaatgtaCAAACTAAAGAGTCTTGGATGTTTGCATCGCAAGTCAAGCTTATAATTTCCCAAATTTTGTGGGTtagttgtttattattattgttgccattgagaaaagaaaatgacactATATTCTGAGCAACAACAATGGGATACGGGTCACTTTTAGTTCAAAAATGCTTGGTGAATATAACCAAGTTTATTCAGTGGCTGCACCCAAGTCTCTAAATCTTTGTGGTTTTACATATTATGAAACATCCTACTTTTGTAGAATGTAAAGCTAGCATCATATGGTTTAAGTactataaattttttttcatagcaTGTAAAACCAGAAACATCTACTAGTGTTTTGGGGGTAAAAAAAGACTGACTACAAAAGTCACTATTTTGTGtaccaaacattttccatttttagaaaatgttaattatttttgcttcaccTTATATATTGCCTTAAAGGAATGCATCAATTAATTATGCTGgcgttttgtttctgtatcatCCTTGAATTGTGGTTGCAGGCTGCATAGAATTACTCTGAAGGCCTCAAACGGCCCACAAACCTCTGTTTGGACACCTTTTCTCTAACTGTCTTTTCTGTCTCCCTACAGGTGGATCTGGAGGAGGAGCGTCTAAAGAAGCATGCAGCGTCCCTCACTTTGTGCAACAAAGTTACTTTACACTCTCTGcgtgttttgatgttttttgtcgCAGTCGGGCTCATCGTAGCGACCTTCCTTGCCATTGCTCGTGCGACTACATTCAGCCAGGTAGTTTGTGTAGAACTAGCATCATGGCTCTTATAAGTGTTGGTTTGTCATTTGTCTCCATTTCCTGTCCAACAGGAAAACAGCCATGTACCAGGGATCCTGGGATTGTTTTATACGTATCTGCCGTCCATCGTCATCACCCTAGGAAACTTCTTGGTGCCTCTGCTGTGCGACCAAATTGCTTTGCTAGAAAAATATCCTCCCAGTGCTACTGTGGTAGTGGCACTATTAAGGTTTGAactgtttgtttaatttctctGTGACACCGAGTGCTGTAAGCCACAGTTTTAGGACTTTATCTGtgcttttaaaatttgaaaaaacagcagagaaaataaagttgGTTTTGCTGTGGAAGACAgacttcttaaaaaaatattcttccatttttcattcattcccCTAAACAGGAAATACCAGACTTTGATTTAATTATGAATCTGTgttaaaacctgttttgtttgttcagggCAGTTGTCTTGCGTCTCGTCAGTCTGGGCATCCTTCTCTTCACCCTCTGGAAACAGATCATGTGCCACGACAGTAGAGACAAGTGTAATCTGTGTCACTACAACCACGAAGATTACCAGGTAAATACTCAATAAACACACCGCTCAAACAACTTCAACCAAAACAGAACAGACTTTTTCATGCAATACTCAAAAGAGACCTGCTGTTGTCTTTCTCCGTCTTTGGTGCTGCTTTGTTCTCAGATAtgttcaatttgtttttctgtcaactCAAGTTTAGAGTTCAAACTGAAGCTTTATGCAGATAAAGACTCAATGAGcaaaggaaaatatttggtATCCATAGAAACTGATGCAGTTGTTTTAAGCTTCCCAGAAACAAAAAGTAGAATAAGCTGCAactactaaataaataaatgaatacagaaaaacatatttttgatcatttgtggtaatatttaattcaataaCTGGGTACTACTGGAgtgttttgtaatattttaaacttgTGCTACACAGCCTCTAGGTTTCAGAGACATACTTTGCCTAAACTAtagatttttagtttatttttctttgtggaTACATTGTGgagagttatttttttaacataatagTCACACATTTCCTTAGTATTTAGTGGAATTGCTTGTTAACTTGTATAACTTAagtcagtggttcccaaagattttctgggctcCCCTATGGATtccaataaaatcccccccaaaaaagaaaaaattaagtggacacacacatcattcaaccagacataaacctatacacatattttgttttcaaactccactgaagtttatttcacacttcaggttgcaacaaaacaaactacaaaccatctttacagtgaaacacttttgtgtaacctttttttttcattcatccataccgcttcccaagctcccctgcaatggcactgcgcccccTCTAGGGGTCTCGCctcacactttgggaaccactgacttaagtcaaacattttgggtGTCCTGTTTTATGAGGTGCACCGGTTCACgtccccacatcatgatgctgccatgtGTGAAGTAGAGAACTATGGTTTTCTCAGACTTGCAGTTCCTCTCTTTTTGCTCCAAGCACTTAAATTGTACTTTTATCAGACCACAAAACATGTTACCAAGCACTAAGGTTTTTATTCCTAAATGTATTTGCAAACTGTAAACTCTCTTTTTATGTTGCTTCTGGAATAATGGCTTCTTCTAGACTGAATGACATTTCAGTGCATGTCAATACAGGGCCTATGTTCATATATAAACTGCTGGCTTTGAAGgaagtaataaataatatttctcatttctcatagaaataattttggtaatgctagctgacctaaaacagacagatagacagaaAGGCTATGTGTGGGTCCTCCCAACCTCCTGATAAACTTTCCATCTCTTCTTGTTTGTCTCATAACAGTGCTGGGAAACAAGTGTGGGACAGGAGATGTACAAGCTGACGCTGTTTGACCTCCTCGTTAGCATTGCTCTTCTCGTGCTGGTTGAATTTCCACGCAggtatgcatatttttatttatatttatctattttttaacctttccatacaaaagttaaaaaaagaagaaaaaaaacacacaagactAAACGAGTACAGAATGGCAAGAATGCAAAGTCTTGACCCAAAATGTTTAGGTAGAAACACAAGCTCATTATACCTTAACTTTGTTATATGAAAgcatcatcaaaatcaaagcagcagaaTCTTTCCtgtatattttctaaaacaaatatccAAGGAATTCCAGCTGTAAGTCTGTAGACGATCATCCATCATTATTTCAAGACTCCAGTAAAATAGATGTGACTGATACATGAAGATATCTGAGTCAGTCCAGCGTTTTGACGACATGGTGCTGCTGTGgggtgtttctgtttgtgttagGATGGTGGTGGATCACTGGTCCTGTAAGTTGACCCAGTGGGTGGGCCGGCAGGAGTTTGTGGTTCCCTCCAACGTCCTGGGCCTTGTTTACGGTCAGACTGTGGTGTGGACTGGAGCTCTCTTTTGCCCCCTGCTGCCTCTCATCAACACGGTCAAGTTTGTTATCCTCTTCTATTGCAAGAAGGTGaatctgcagctttaactcAGTCAGGATCTCAAACAACGGTTTCTAATTTGTCTTTAATCCTTGTTGCTTCTCTCCACAGATCACACTTTTCTACAACTGTCGTCCAGCGCTGAGGACATTTCGGTCCACGACCTCCGCCATCTTTTTCCTGGCCGTTCTCCTGTTCGGCTGGATCCTCGCCTTGGTTGTCATGATTTACAGCGTAGCTGTGTGAGTGctgatttctgcatttttatctttaaaattataacaGATCTGCTTTCACAGGTAATAAAGCGGCCATTACCAAGTTTATACATGTTGCAATCTGTACAATTTTGGCATTGACCAGTTTGAGTATTTTAATGTTGCATCATTAAGGATTATTGATTCTGCCTCTCCAAACAGGATCCATCCGTCATTTGCTTGCGGGCCTTTCCGTTCCTTCTTTAGGATGTGGAAGATTGTTCCAGAGTCCTTCTCCACTCTTCCTGAAGGAGCAAGAGATTTTCTCTTCTTCATTGGCTCACAAGCTTTCTCCATACCTCTGTTTGCTATATCGTGGTAAGTCtgattttttatctgattaaaatGCTGGCATTATGCTTAAACGTTCATCTCAATAAGAATATCCCTCTAGgagttgttttatatttaatatttttagatggATTGCAGAGTGATGTGTtgcaatttatttctgttgtctttgatgacaaaatgctaaattttgttactcagaaaattagaatattatgtaagaccaataaaaatatatatttaagacAGAAGTACTGTTGTGGCCTGCACAACTGCTGACATGACAGTCCTCTATTAGACTGTAATGAATCTATGTAACATATGAgttccacatttttaaatgaattcctgacgtaaatcattttttatgatattcttatttattaagATGCACTTGTATTACTTAATACTTAAAGGTCCatattttttccctctcctGCAGTGTGTTTATGTGCTACTTCATCGCTTTAGCCTCTATCTATGGAAAATCTGTTGCAATGCTGAGAGCTCAACTTAAATtggtatgtgttttttttttatttataactgaaataatctctTAAAATTTGTGTATACCATCCTTAACAGTCTGAAATAGTTTCGGGTGTCCAGTTTAACCAGTGTAGTATCTCTGGTTTACAGGCAGGACAGGATAAGCAGTTCTTGGTGAAGCAGATTGAGAAGATGAAGCTTCTGTCACCACAGCACATCGAAGGAGAACAAGACTAACTCTActtgtaaattatgtttttgtgttgcgAAATGTTTGAAACATTCACAAATTGAGAATGCAACTGAAATACTTTCATAAATAGTGTATGTCATTAATGCATTTTGGATTGTACTAGGCAATTCTGCACAAAGattaatataatgtaatataatgtataatgtatttttttcctagagataaaaatatttctgttcagtTACTTAGTAGTACCCAATAAAACATCATATTGTTTCAAATGTGATTTGATAATCCTTTCATATGGTGCCATATTAAATTATCTATCTCCCtactaattacatttatttattaaactaataaatatttatgcgttttatttttatcaccccatttgtttccttttcaatGCCACTTgctaataaaacatattaaaaataaaagggcatatttattttattgtgtttaagtAAACTGAAAAGCAGACAAAATGCAAAGACAAGCACACAAAtgcaaacatgacaaaaaatatcaatatacAAAAATAGCCAAGTAAATAAACATgactaaagttttaaataaaaaaaacccccagctTAATTCACGAAGCAAAAATTGCCTGTCTCTTTTTGCACCTACATTTATAGTATTTTATGtctaaaaactttaaatgtatatatgttTCTATACATTTCAGAAATATAGTCTTTTCTTTTGTCTAAAAATCATCTTATTTTTGGATCTATCATAGATTATAAGTTTTATATGTtataatcattattatttaagGTTATATTTTATCCATGTATCTACCCCCATCGTGTCTTTAcgtaataatacattttgaggGGTTTAGCGCCCTCTGGTGTCACAGTTTTGTAATCGAATCAACATGTTGCCATTGTTTACTTCCTGTCTGAGTGGACTAGTTCCTGTGGACCATTATAAACCTCAAGCAAGTGCAACTCCTTACCAAGCAACACGGTAACAGAATTTCTGCCCTGTTTTATCTTCAAAATGTTGAGGATCTACATATTATATCTATGTGTCTCTCTTTTTTGATACACTTTGAGGAAAAGCGAATTTGGCATATAGCAAAATttggctaatgttagcttaaataCAAATTGTACAGGTGACTTAACGATTGTATTCTTCTATCATATTATATCTGACATTTCATTTCGGATAATTTATACCTTTATCTGTTCATCTGCTGCGCCCTCTAAAGTTCTGCTGACGAGCTTTGTGCTTTTTCTCGCCTCAGTTTTCCCGCTAGCCATCTCAGTTAGCCCGCTGCTAACAATCCTCGGTCTCCAAGGCAACCATGAACATCCTCCCGAAGAAGAGCTGGCACGTCCGTAACAAGGACAATGTCGCGCGAGTGCGGAGGGACgaagcccaggcggcagaggaGGAGCGCGAGGCCAAGCGCCGCGTGGAGCGAGCGGAGCAAGAGGTAACGGAGGAGAGTGGACCGTTTCCCGttaaaaaaagcagaacacCCAGCATGTAGGTGGTTATATACTGTGACGTGGGTAAATATTTGCCCCTATGTTCGATCTGTTTGTCGCTCTTTAATGTTTCAGGTcaacaaattgttttgtttttttatcagatgAAGATGTCCTGGATGAATACAGAGTGCAAATGtagatttcattaaaaaaaatatatatatatatatatatatatatagtacagaccaaaagtttggacacaccttttaatccaatgagtttcctttattttcatgactattgacattgcagattcacactgaaggcatcaaaactatgaataacacatgtggaaatatgcactaaacaaaaaaagtgtaaaacaactgaaaataccccttatattctagtttcttcaaagtagcaaccttttgctgtgattactgctttgcacacactctgcattttcttgatgagcgtcaagaggtagtcacctgaaatggttttcacttcataggtcaacctgccctgtcaggttaataagtgggatttcttgccttataaatagtcatgaaaataaagaaaacccattgaattagaaggtgtgtccaaacttttggtctgtactgtatatatatatatatatatttaaatttaaacatgtgTATGAAAAATGACCATTATAGCTGGTTGTAACATTAAAAGTTTGCAGTAAGTTTAATACAAGGTGGAAAGGTTTTCAATCTGTTTATGTCAGTCACATTTGAGGTTTAAGGTTATATACCACAACATCTTAATCTGAGTCAGGTCTGGACTTTCACTAGGCCACACAACAACCTTCATTTTATATGGTTTTTTTAGCCATTAGTAGCTGGatttgctggggtttttttgacTATTGATTTTAGAGCAGCACAATCACAATCACAATGCTATGTgctaattagcattagcacatagcatgtgctccagttctccaacccgatctcttcccagtggaacgagtaacaaaagggaagaggaaattaataacttaatatttataatggtcctggaggaccctgaacaaaagaagaagaaagtagggCGGAGCTGGAGGACCAATCCCCTTATAGCAGGCACAGAGGAACGCAAGGACAGACAAGTAGAAGaggacaaataaattaaagaaaacattttgtgaaaatatacaactaACAATATAGACCCAGTTGTACATACCTGCTTGATTGTTGAGCCACCAGCGATCAACTGCAAATCTTTGTGAATAATCAAAGAATCATTTTTAGGGtgattcatctttttttcttttgtcatgttCTTGTTTCTTAAAGTTCTCACAGAGATGATTTTaagagactttatttttttaacatttcataatatccaaaatatgtaatttggcaaaaatacaattttgtttcacaatttgTTTGTATAAATGTACGGACATTTGCAAGTGGcaaagttgaaagaaaaaaatgtttggttaaatGAGTTATTTgaaaatctgtgtgtgtttttctatttttagattaCTGTTAGCTGACTTCCTTGTAACTCTTTGTCTCCACAGGCGCGTACCGAGTACCTGAGAAGGAAATCTCGAGCTGCTCTCCAGTCAGCAGGAGCAGAAGGAGCTGATGACGTCGAACGGAGCGAATCCAGTCTGGAACATCTCAATCTGTTTCCTCTGGAAGAGGCGTCAGAGAAGAAGGGAAACGAGGAATATCtaagagaaaagaaggaagaaaaggtGACAGCTGTTTCTTCTACTCTTCTTTACTATGCACTCCTTAGTTCTTAATCCCTACGGGATTACACGTGTTCAAACTGAGATTTTAGACAAATTTGCAAATACAATTTTCAGTAAACTTGTCGTAGTTtataatatttctttaataaagaTTTACCTTTTCGCTTTGTCCATCATGTTTCCTCCTAGATTATTAGTAGGAATAAGTtcaagtttatatatatatacagtacagaccaaaagtttggacacacctttctaattcaatgggttttctttattttcatgactatttataaggcaagaaatcccacttattaacctgacagggcgggttgacctatgaagtgaaaaccatttcaggtgacgacctcttgaagctcatcaagaaaatgcagagtgtgtgcaaagcaataatcacagcaaaaggttgctactttgaagaaactagaatataaggggtattttcagttgttttacacttttttgtttagtgcatatttccacatgttattcatagttttgatgccttcagagtgaatctacaatgtcaatagtcatgaaaataaagaaaacccattgaattaggaGGTGTGTAAAAagttttggtctgtactgtatgtatatatatatatatatatatatatatatatatatatatatttttttttttttttttaacacgtTTGGATTTTTTGTGTGAACCTATGTATCTCAGGCTGATGTCACCTGAATTTCAGCTCTGCAGGACAATAATGGCTATTTCTAACTCAATTCTTTAGGTTGACTGAATTTATACCtattgaaatacatttattgttttctaaaaagcAACTTCTTGTCAAGATGTTCCGATGTCCTGATCAAATTAGCATCATAGAAACACTGCTGGTTTGGTGCTGCTGCAGGTAAATTGTGTTAAAGTCCATTAGCGTTCATGTGGAAATAATGTTGTTATGAAGATGTTTGTCAGCTGGACAGGATTTTCTACATAGTGTGGAAAAGTTGGGAAATTGATTTAACTTCTTTTCAGATCTGgagaacaaaataaagacaaaatattgttttttccaGACGTTAATACCAATCTCGTTCTCTAAAGgttgtgtccttccttccttcttttgttCTAAAAGCTTTAGAAATATCTGCCATAAATTTGATGATATcttcaatattaaataatttaaatttaaataaaagtttgtttgtttacatggAAAATGTGTAGCGATGGTAAAATTTATGGTCATTACagtaattaaaatacttttttttttttaaagctcaatCACAAAGAAACTTGTGTAGCATAAAATACTACTCTCTGttttaaatagtaaatatttagaaaatattgaaGTTGATTAAACTAGAAAGTGTTGGTTTCAAACCGTTCTTATTTACAGTTGtaatgaaaaaatgattttgatgattgttttttgagtaaaagggaaaaaataaatattttgtctttttgattttcctttttttcccccccatttttatttttataggagAAGCAGGAAAGAGCTATTGGCTTACTCGTGTCTTTGGGGCCACAgccagggtcagaggtcaccccGTGGTACATGAAAAGCAGCCAAGAAAAAGAAGACgagaggaaagagaaagaacagAAGAAGGGGATATCtgaagaggagaaagagaagaaggatCGCAGACTGAAGGACAGTTTGGATCCTTTGAAGGACATGAAGAAAGCGATGGGCGTTTACGAGAGGagggagcagaagaagaagaaagaaaaaagagacaaaggggaaaagaaaatcactggAGAGAGGTCCGAGTGGACTTCATGTTTAGACAAAAAGAGCAGACTTGTTAATGAGTTGAAgactaaatgaaatgaaatgtattttctgtcttcttcaGCTCCATAGAGCGACTCCGAGCTGAGCGCctgcagagggaggcagaagAAAGGAGGCGAGCCCAGGCGCTGCTTGACCAGCGGAGCGGTAAAAGAAAGGGAACGGATGCAGAACTGAACGAGAGGGAGCGGCCGTACAACAACGCCTTCTTCCCAGAACTCGCCCGGAAGCGGCAGCGGCGCGACCGGGAGAGCTGGAGGGATGAAATCCTGAAATCTTGAAACGTTTTACGTAGTTAAGAACTGAGAATAGCGTTCAGAGGGaattgaaatgttatttctgtttttagtgtTTCCCGTTTAAACGGAGACCTTGGGTCacattcagcagcagcagcagccggcTTTAACCCCTGCAGTGTTTTGCTCATGAGCACATCAGCAGGGCAGATGGTTGTCCACACAGGGGGCTCAGCCTGTCAGCCTGGCTCACACCGTCTGAACGCATCACACTGACAAATATAAACCCAGGCTTTGCCTCTGTTTGTATTCTCTGGCACATTTTGCTAAACTGTGATTCTTTGTTAAATGGATAAGTTTTCAGCTATTGCCTTGGACTTGGAGGAGTTATGATCAacttttcctctctccttatttttttctttaaaagacgTTAAAAAGACAACATTCTCTAAATTGTGGGCTGAAGTAAAAATGATCATTCTTTCAGCACGTAACGAAAAAAtgcctctgtttttgtttggagaTGCTCCTCTGCTCCTTGAGGACcagatgtgtgtttttcatgtttgtgtttctggcaTTTATTCAGCAGATATTTCAGCGTGTTGCAGACCCACTCATGACTGCGCCTCATTTGTACGCCTCGGTTTCAGGCAGCATGCTTACTCACTTGTACGCAGACGCTTGGAAACATCAAAGCATTTCGGCTCCACTATATCTGCAGTGAGACATTATGAAACCTACTGATTTAAAAACCGAGTTGGATTTGTGCCACTTTGCATGAGAGATGTTTACATTTCGTCAGGTAATTATGAATGATATATGTTGAATAAATGGATGAGTTGGaaggaaaacataataatattCAGACTGTTTCTACTTTGTGAAATTTGATTCCAAGAACCTAAAGGTTTGgataaatatttatagattCAGACTTTGTTTCCTGTTCCACTGGTGTAAAAACGTTGTGTATGATGGCTAAAATCCCTGAGTTGAAAATATTCAGGGgactaaaatgttcttttttcccccccaattaaaaatgttaatataacagtgaattttgtctgttttaccTGCACAGCCCTAAATTAAACATGTTGTTGTACATTTCCCTTACTGTTCacagttatttaatttttaaggcTAATTACTTTCTATTTTGTTggtctaaaaaatgtttttagtttattaccTCCAACAAAAATGACAGTTTTCTTCTAAATCATTTGCTGTATTTAGCAAAGTATATTGAATagtgtctgtgtttctgttagTAAAACACAGCTGAACGTTTGAGGAAAAATTAAAGgcaaaaagagaacattttatttgtgttgtgctttacattttatgtttaggAAGATTTAAACTTGGATGGGAAAATCTAATcctaaaaaattacaaaaatcttGAACTCGAGTTGGTGGGGCCACACAAAATTACTCAAAAGTAcggataaaaaaatacatagttccacttttatttttgttttataagaaaacatttttcctataAGTAAGATAATCTGTCAgaggaactagtacttttttatttattataatagaGAATTATTGACGTAAAACAAGCTTATATAGCTTGTTGAAAACTGACCTTTAAGtcagttttctcttatttcaagttaaCTTAgatttttgcactaaaaactagaaaagaaatacttaatattttgttgcatcACCAAGTTGAACCCTCTTCTATGCATGCGTCTTCTTTGCTCTGATATTTGTACGTTTTAATTCAGATTAAGAAGGAAGGAAggcattttgaatttctttggaAATAATCTACAAAGAACCGGGATCTCTGAGAAATTTCACCATGAAAAGTGCGAAGGAATCCAACTATTTTCTTTACGACAACAATGTCATGATTTAATGTGTCTCCGTTTAAATGCAGAACTGATCATGTTTGAAAATGATATGAAAAGTGGATCGATATCAGCCTATTTACCAACAGcagcttttaattatttcttcaaGTTGccataatgatgatgatgatgatgatgatgatgatgatgatgatgaagctgGACCATGACAATGCGCGACGTGCGCGTGTGACGTAGGCA includes the following:
- the tmc4 gene encoding transmembrane channel-like protein 7, encoding MTIEQQRQGSAFSGSGHPTDQESLRFRRVSSRMSTQIYHEPNSSTSLAQEEEQSGSEPTLELRNTVFPMALKKAARQVQQMQVPAQFNGGSWKQKRIKFVRQFKSNVREFLYFFSLWGKTLQKIGGNFGGGVQSYFIFLRFLVILNFVSFLLIAGFVLIPGIVFRSVGIKPESSKADVSSECLKYDPNPQGLVVFYEFFLDLLSGTGFMEYSYLFYGYYNNSVIVTSLVGSHFSYNIPLAYLLTAVFYFAFCLICIIVRMGKAARVAVTTGGNDVRSYSMIVFTGWDYGCLGSKATKLKQRNIYYRLQVDLEEERLKKHAASLTLCNKVTLHSLRVLMFFVAVGLIVATFLAIARATTFSQENSHVPGILGLFYTYLPSIVITLGNFLVPLLCDQIALLEKYPPSATVVVALLRAVVLRLVSLGILLFTLWKQIMCHDSRDKCNLCHYNHEDYQCWETSVGQEMYKLTLFDLLVSIALLVLVEFPRRMVVDHWSCKLTQWVGRQEFVVPSNVLGLVYGQTVVWTGALFCPLLPLINTVKFVILFYCKKITLFYNCRPALRTFRSTTSAIFFLAVLLFGWILALVVMIYSVAVIHPSFACGPFRSFFRMWKIVPESFSTLPEGARDFLFFIGSQAFSIPLFAISCVFMCYFIALASIYGKSVAMLRAQLKLAGQDKQFLVKQIEKMKLLSPQHIEGEQD
- the leng1 gene encoding leukocyte receptor cluster member 1, with product MNILPKKSWHVRNKDNVARVRRDEAQAAEEEREAKRRVERAEQEARTEYLRRKSRAALQSAGAEGADDVERSESSLEHLNLFPLEEASEKKGNEEYLREKKEEKEKQERAIGLLVSLGPQPGSEVTPWYMKSSQEKEDERKEKEQKKGISEEEKEKKDRRLKDSLDPLKDMKKAMGVYERREQKKKKEKRDKGEKKITGESSIERLRAERLQREAEERRRAQALLDQRSGKRKGTDAELNERERPYNNAFFPELARKRQRRDRESWRDEILKS